CCACAGTTGCGGGGGCGCTCGGCGCAGTCTCCTTCCATCGCGTTCCCGACGACGCCGTCCAGGGCGTTCTCACCACCCCGATGACGGCGACGAACCCTTCGCCGTGACGGTGCGATCGCATGATGGGCGAGCCGTCGTCGCCCCGCTCGACGGAACCATCAGCTCTCGCGTACTCGCCCAACAAGGACCGGTTGGTGAAGATCGTCTGCACCGCGTTCGGGAGCCACTGGGTGGCCTCGGGCATCCAAGTGCTCCCCCCGCTTAACGCTTCCAGCAGAGAAGGGCGCCCTTCTCACCGTTCCCGCGGTGGGTTTGCGGGTTGGTGGGCGCCTGCCACCCGGACCAGCGGCTGCGCTCGACGCGGGGCCGGGATCCGGGTGGCCGGCACCGACCCGACCAACCCGGTCGTCAGGGCAGCCCCGGTCGGCGTCGGCGCGGTGGTGCGCCCGACGGGCGGTACCGGTGGCGAGAGCCGGCGCCCCCGCCACAGGAACCCCCCGGCGGCCACCGTGACCACGCTGACCAGCAGGAACAGCAGCCGGTAGTCGAGCACCCCGACGAGCAGCGCGCCGACCCCGATCGACACCGCCTGTGGAGCGCCGACCGCCGAATCGGTGGCGGCGGTGACCCGACCCAGCAGGCCGGCCGGGGTGGCCGCCTGTACCAGCGTGTTCAGTCCCACCAGGCTCAGCGGCAGGGCCGCGCCGGTCACCAGCAGCGCGGCGAAGCCGAGGCGGGGGTCCGGGTACGCCAGCGCGCTGGTCGCCGCGCCGAAGAGGCCGACCCCGACGGCGATGGTGCCGACCTCGCCGATCCGGCGTACCACCCGGGCGGAGAGCAGCCCGCCGACGATCCCGCCCACCCCCTGCACGGTCACCAGCACGCTGACGAAGGCGGCGTCGCGTCGGAGCCCCTGGTCGACGTAGGCGAAGATCAGCGACTCGGTGAAGCCCATCACCAGGGAGGCCAGCCCGAGACCGAGCAGCGCCCGGCGCAGCGCGGGCTGGTCGGCCAGGTGCCGCAGCCCGGAGCCGAGCTGTGCCGACCAGCCCAGTCCCCGGGTCGACGGCACGGGCTCCGGGACCCGGAGCAGACCGGTAAGCACCGCGGCGACGCCGAAGCCGACCATGCTGAGCGAGGTCAACAGCCAACCGCCGGCCGCGGCGTAGAGCGCGGCCCCGGCCAGCGGACCCACCAACCGCAACCCCTGGCGTACGGTCTGCAGCGCGGCGTTGGCGTCGGCGAGCTGACCGGCCGGCACGATCGTGCGGATCAGCCCGTTGACCGTGGCGTTGACGATCACCTGGGAGAAGCTGTACAGGCCCGCCACCAGGTAGACCAGCCACACGTCGCCGGCGTCCCGGACGGCCAGCAGCGGGACGAGGACCAGGGCGGCGACGAGGTTGGCCCCGGCCAGGAACGGTCGACGGCGGTACCTGTCGATCACCCAGCCGACGAGTGGGGCCAGCACCTTCGGCGCGATGATGACGAACAGGGTCGCCCCGGCCAGGCCGTCGGAGCCGGTCAGGTCCTTGACCCAGATGGCGAGCGCGAGCAGCAGGGTCGACTCGGCGGCCCGACCGGCCGCCAGGGCCACGAAGAGCAGGCGGAAGTCGGGGTGGCGCAGGACGGTGCGCATGGTGGTCCTCCGGCGGGGGTGACGCGGGGTCGCAGCGAACGGAGCGGTCCCGTTCCGGACATCTTCGCTGGCATTTCCGCGAGACACGCGTCAGCCGAAGCTTCCTTCCCCGGCCGCGCCGTCCATACTTACCGTGGGGGGCGAATTTCATACGGTTACCGTCGTGTCTGCGACGGTCCACGGAGAAGAGGGCGATGTGCCTCCTGCCTCAGTCAGCCCGATCATGCGTCGCCGCAGGTTGGGTCAGCAGTTGCGCCGCCTACGCGAGCTTGCCGGGTTGACCGGCGAGCAGGTCGTCGAGCGGGTCAAGTGGGCTTCGGCCTCGAAGTTGTCCCGGTTGGAGAACGGCCGCAGCCGCCCCGACCCCGACGACGTCGAGGCGCTGCTGGCCCTCTACCAGGCCCCGGAGGAGATCCGCCGGGATCTTTCCACCATCGCCCGCGCCGCCGGTGACATGCGCGAGTGGCTGCGCCGGACGTACCCGGTGATGACCGAGCAGCAGCGCGGGTGGGCGCAGCTGGAGGCGGGGTGTGTGGAGATCTGCGAGTACAACCCGGTCCTGGTGCCCGGGTTGCTCCAGACGCCCGGGTACGCCCGGCTCCGCATCACCTCGGCCCGGTCGGTCGGTGAGGGGCGGGCCGACCACCTGGAGCTGGAGGTCCAGGCCCGGCAGGCGCGGCAGGCGTTGCTGGAGCGGTCGTTGGACGCGCCCCGCTACACCGCCGTGTTGGAGGAGGCGGCGCTCGGCCACCGGGCCGGGCCGCCCGAGGTGCTCCGGGAGCAGCTCGACAAGCTCCGCGAGCTGGCCACCCTGCCGAACGTGACGCTGCGCCTGCTGCTCCGGGACACCCGGATCGACAACTGGTACGTCCCGCCGACGGCGTTCTCGCTCTACCGTTTCGCCGATGAGCTCGACCCGGAGACCCTCGCCATCGAGGGGGGATACACCGACGTCGTGTCGACCGATACAAACATCATAAAGCCCTATAAAGTTGCTTTTGAGTGGCTTTGCTCAGCGGCGCTCTCGGTCTCGGAGACCCGGAGCTGGCTCGCCGAGGCCCACCAGCGGCTGGCCGGGACGGCGATCCGGCCCACGGTGGTCCCCGGGCCGACACCGGCACCGGTCCAGCGTCGCGGGGAGCACGGACGCCTGACCGACCGGTGATCCATCGGGCACCGCTGCGGGCAGCGTCCACCGGGCCGCACCCGTCCCATCGGAGCAGAACAGACCAGGAGCAGAAGCATGAACGACATCCGTACCAGTGCCGTGTTGGCAAGCGCGCCGTGGCGCACCAGCTCCCGTAGTCAGACCTCCAACTGCGTCGAGGTCGCCGCGCTGGACCACGGTCCGGCCGCGGTCGCCCTGCGGGACAGCAAGGACCGGGGTGGCCCGGTGCTGCTCTTCGACCGCACCGGCTGGCAGGGCTTCCTCACCGGCACCAAGGGTGGTCAGTTCGATCTGGGCTGACGCTCCCCGACCACGCGAGGCCGTCGGCAGTCGCCGGCGGCCTCGCCGTACGGCACGACCGTCACGGCTGCGGCAGATCCCGTCGCGATGACCGGTCGAGCGGTACCCGGTCGGGTTCCGGGGGTTGCGCCGCGCGCGCCCACGCCAGGAAGCGGCGGTCGCCGCCCCATCCATGAAACCGCATCGCGTACCCCTTTCACGTGTTCGGCCGTTGGGTAGAGAGCCGGCAGCTCCGCGACCACCCGGAACCCAGATTGCCAAGAGTTGCCGGACAAGTGCACTGCGTTACGTGATGCGCTTCGGACATTCGACTGGTGCCGGGAAGGACCGAGATGAACCGGGCTGTGAAGGTGGCGATGGCCGAGGCCGGCGAGACCGCCGAGAGCCTCGCCGGGCAGGTAGGGGGTGTTAGTGGGCGGCGTCGACCGGCATCGCGTACATCACCGCTCGGCGGCAGTACGCCGCCGGGACGCTGCCTGTTCCCACCTACCGGATCGGCCGGCTGATCATGGTCGGTGAGCCAGTCACCGGCACGTCGGCCGATTTCGTGACCTACGCGGCCTGGATGCGTGAAGTGCCCAAGGCGCAGTGGCGTCGGATGGTCGAGGACGCGGTGGAGATGGTCGACCTGGCTGATCAACGTCGAATGCGGATCCGCCAGAGGCTGCAGTTCCGAAAAATCATCTCGGGGCTCGGAGAGACAGTGGTGGTCCTCAGCACACATCTCAGCAACAACTGCGAGCGGGCTCTGGCTACACGTTCGTAACTCCCCGATCCGTTGGGCCCTTCCCCTGCTTGTCGTACTCGACGTGGCCGTGGTGTTTCTCCGGAACCGGCACTGGATCGGCGTCTGGCCGGAGACCGGTGCCGCAGCACAGGTACCCGCGTACCTCCTGGGAGTGGTCGGTGCTGGTGCTGCCGCCTGGGCGGCGAGCGCCCCGGGACGGCACGGGGTCGAGGAACAACTCGGTGCGGCGAAGGTCCACCCCTCGCAGGTCGAGGCCCATCGACTCACCGCCACTCTCCTCGTTCTGCTGATTCCGTACCTGGTAGGCCAGGCCATCGCTTTCGCCGTGACCGCCCGCACGTTTCCGCCGGGTGTACATCTCTGGTTGGGCTACGTCGTTGTCGGCCTGTTCGTGATCCTGTTGTCGGTCGCAATAGGCTGGACCTGCGGACGGCTCCTAGGGCCAGTCTTCTCCGCGCTCACCGCCGCACTGGGATTCCTGTTCTTGACTGTGTTACTGGACCGCGTCGGATTCGTTGTGGTCTCCGGACGGCCGGATGTGGCGGTCGATCCCGTGCCGGTCGCCCTGCGGCTGGCTGTGGTCATCGTCTTGCTACTGGCCCTTGTGTGGGCCGCGGGCACCGGTGCGGGTCGGTCCGCAAAAAAACGAAGAGCTGCCGCACTGATCCCCGCTGCGCTACTGCTTCTTCTCGTCATGGCAACGACCAATGTGATCACCGACCGCAGGCCTCCGGGCGACAGAGCTGCCTGCCTCGACGGTTCGACAAGACTGTGCGCCTGGCCCGAACACGAAAAGTACCTGCCGCAGCTGCGGGAGGTCAGTGCTCGGGTGGACGCCCTACCCGAGGTCTTCACTCGTCCGCCGCTCATCAACGAGGTCGGCTTCACCAAAGAATTCGGCCCGGACGGCGTCCAATACCTCGGCGACTCGGGTCCACCCTCCTTCAACATCCTGGAAGGAAGCCCCTGGTCGTACGCGGCCGACATCGGCAAGGCGATCACCAGCAGCACCTTCGGCTTCATGGACCTGCAGAACTGCGACTGGATGTCGATCACCCAAACTGATCAGGCACGACTCGCGGCTGTCGACAAATGGCTGGAATCCTACCTCGTCGGCGGAGGTACCCCGGATTACCTCACCAACGCTCCGGAAGAGTTGCAACGGGCGTGGGCCAAGGGGCGCGCCGTCGCGGCAGCCAACACCCGCAACGAACAGTTCCGCTGGGTCGAAGGCGAGGTGACCGAGCTCAGTGGACGTTACTGCCAGCCAGGAGACTGAGCGACACCCCGCGAGCGGCGACCCGCTGCGGCTGTATCTCGCCGCCAGACCGACCGGAGCCGTCCTGGCCGGTACGGTGCTACTCGGCGCGCTCACCGCCTGGTTCGGTCTGGTCAAGACACCGATTCCCATGGCCGCTGGTTCGGACGGCACCACGATTCCCCTGTGGCGGATGATCGTCCTGGGTGCCGCCGTCCTGCCGATCCTCGCGCTGTACAGCTCGCTGGCCGATCTGGAACAGGTAGCGACGCGGCGACTGCGGTCCATGCAGCGCCGCTATCTTACCGGGCTGGTCATCGATATTCCTGGCGATCTGCGCGACTGTGTTGCGCCCCGCCGTGCTCGCCGTCATTGCCCGGTCCTGGCTGGCCTGGCTCGGGCTTGCGCTGCTCGCGGGGGCGATCCTGGGCTGGCGACTGGCCTGGACACTTCCGGCCGCGACCGCCGTCGTGCTCTGGTACTGGGGATACAGCGGCAACCAGGAGTACCGGTGGTGGGAGTTCAGCGCCCGACCGCACGACGACCTACCCAGCTTCCTGCTGAGCGTGGCACTCCTTGCCGTCGGCCTCACCGCCTATGCGGCGACCCCTTGGCGTCTTCGACGTTGGAAGTCGATGGCCGCCACCGGCCGCCGGTAGGCGTTCACGTGGCCGGTTGGACCAACCAGCCTCGGATCAGGAAGTGGGCGATGGAGCTGGCCATCGGCAGGGTCACCCCTCTCGGGTGAAACCGGCCAGGCAGGAGAAGCGCAACCGGCAGACCTGCCGGGGCCAGGCGGCGTCATTCCGTGCCGTCACGGCGAAGGGTTCGTCGCCGTCATCGGGGCGGTGAGAACGCCCTGGACGGCGTCGTCGGGAACGCGATGGAAGGAGACTGCGCCGAGCGCCCCCACAACTGTGGTGAGGTTCCCGGTGAGGTCAGGGCCGCGAGAAGGGAGACCTCCCGTGGATCGCCGTAGGCGCTACTGGACTCCGCTCCGACACCCGCCGTGAAGCCACCCGACGGCGCCTCCGACAGCATCGCCAAATAGTGGGGGCGACCTTTCACACCTTCCGGAAAGACGACCGAAGCCCAGCCGCCCGACAACGCCGAGAGAGCTCCGGCCTCCTCCGGCGAAATCTTGCAAACACCGTTCCGGAGATGTGCCAGGCGGGCATAGGTGGCTTCGTGTCCGACCGCCAGGGCCGCTCTCTGGCTGTTGGGTGGCGCGCCGCTGACGCGGGTGTGGTAATCGACGATACGATCCGCCCACTCCCGGGCACCACGGTGATGATGACTCTGCCGGGGCCGAGGCACCTCTGGTAAGCCTTCCAACGCCCGCAGATACTGAGGGCGACCTTTCGCACCTTCCGGAAAGACGACCGAAACCCAGCCGCCCGACAACGCCGACAGGACTCCGGCCTCCTCCGGCGAAATCTTGGTGCGACCGTTCCGGAGATGTACCAGGCGGTCATAGGTGGCTTCGTGTCCGACCGCCCGGGCCGCTTTCCGACTGTCGGGTAGCGCCCCGCTGACGCGGGTGTGGTAATCGACGATACGATCCGCCCACTCCCGGGCACCACGGTGATGATGACTCTGCCGGGGCCGAGGCACCTCTGGTAAGCCTGCCAACGCCCGCAGATACTGAGGGCGACCTTCTGCACCTTCCGGAAAGACGTCGGAAGCCCAGTCGCCCGACAACGCCGACAGGACTCCGGCCTCCTCCGGCGAAATCTTGCCATTACCGTTCCGGAGATTTACCAGGTGGTTATAGGTGGCTTCGTGTCCGACTGCCAGGGCCGCTTTCCGACTGTTGGGTAGCGCCCCACCGACGAGGGTGTGGTATTCGACGATACTTTCCGCCCACTCCTGGGCGCCACGGTAGTGACGACCTTCGTGCTGCCGGGGCCGGGGCACCTGCGACGGACCCGACAGTGCCACCTCGTTGTGGCCGTGACCCGCCGAGCCTTCGGACACGGCCGCTTCCTGCGGGCCGAATATTCCTTCGAGCCACTCCTCATCGAACGCGGCGTCTCCCAACCCTACAGCTGGGAAATCCTGGTCGCTGAACTGCCAGAAAGGGCCATCTGGCCCCGGCAAATCCGCCAGACCCCACTCATCAGTCATGCTGCTGCTCCATCCCGGACGACTCAGCCTCACTACGTACGTCAACCGGACCGGGTTCAACCGAGCAGCGCATCGACTATGGCCCCGAACACACTCATGCCGCGTTCACCGACGGGGTGAAGCCGGTCGAGGGCTACGCCAACCAGTGCTCGATCAGGAAGTGAGCGATGGAGCTGGCCATCGGCAGAGTCACCCGGCGGCCGTCGCCCGCGTCGACCAGCCGGTCGACCAGCACGGCGGCAATCTCTGCACGGGTGAACCAGCGCGCGGTGGCGATCCCGGCCGTCACGGCGAAGGGTTCGTCGCCGTCATCGGGGCGGTGAGAACGCCCTGGACGGCGTCGTCGGGAACGCCGTGGAAGGAGACTGCGCCGAGCGCCCCCGCAACTGTGGTGAGGTTCCCGGTGAGGTCAGGGCCGCGAGAAGGGAGACCTCCCGTGGATCGCCGTAGGCGCTACTGGACTCCGCTCCGACACCCGCCGTGAAGCCACCCGACGGTGCCTCCGACAGCATCGCCAAATAGTGGGGGCGACCTTTCGCACCTTCCGGAAAGACGACCGAAGCCCAGCCGCCCGACAACGCCGACAGGACTCCGGCCTCCTCCGGCGAAATCTTGCTTGTACCGTGCCGGAGCTTTCTCAGGCGATCATAGGTGGCTTCGTGTCCGACCGCCAGGGCCGCTTTCCGACTGTCGGGTAGCGCGCCGCTGACGAGGGTGTGGTATTCGACGATACGATCCGCCCACTCCCGGGCACCACGGAGATGCCTCTGCTGGGGCCGAGGCACCTCTGGTAGGCCTTCCAACGCCCGCAGATACTGAGGGCGACCTTTCGCACCTTCCGGAAAGACGACCGAAGCCCAGCCGCCCGACAACGCCGACAGGACTCCGGCCTCCTCCGGCGAAATCTTGCTAACACCGTTCCGGAAATGTGCCAGGCGGTTATAGGTGGCTTCGTGTCCGACCGCCAGGGCCGCTCTCTGGCTGTTGGGTAGCGCGCCGCCGACGAGGGTGTGGTATTCGACGATACGATCCGCCCACTCCCGGGCACCACGGAGATGCTGGCTCTGCCGGGGCCGAGGCACCTCTGGTAAGCCTGCCAACGCCCGCAGATACTGAGGGCGACCTTTCGCACCTTCCGGAAAGACGACCGAAGCCCAGCCGCCCGACAACGCCGACAGGACTCCGGCCTCCTCCGGCGAAATCTTGCTAACACCGTTCCGGAAATGTGCCAGGCGGGCATAGGTGGCTTCGTGTCCGACCGCCAGGGCCGCTCTCTGGCTGTTGGGTGGCGCCCCGCCGACGAGGGTGTGGTATTCGACGATACGATCCGCCCACTCCCGGGCACCACGGAGATGCTGGCTCTGCCGGGGCCGAGGCACCTCTGGTAAGCCTGCCAACGCCCGCAGATACTGAGGGCGACCTTCTGCACCTTCCGGAAAGACATCGGAAGCCCAGTCGCCCGACAACACCGACAGGACTCCGGCCTCCTCCGGCGAAATCTTGGTGTGACCGTTCCGGAGACTTACCAGGTGCTTATAGGTGGCTTCGTGTCCGACCGCCCGGGCCGCTTTCCGACTGTCAGGTAGCGCCCCACCGACGAGGGTGTGGTATTCGACGATACGATCCGCCCACTCCCGGGCACCACGGTAGTGGCGACTCTGCCGGGGCCGGGGCACCTGCGACGGACCCGACAGTGCCACCTCGTCGTGGCGGCCCGCCGAGCCTTCGGACACGGCCGCTTCCTGCGGGCCAAATATTCCTTCGAGCCACTCCTCATCGAACGCGGCGTCTCCCAACCCTACAGCTGGGAAATCCTGGTCGCTGAACTGCCAGAAAGGATCATCTGGCCCCGGCAAATCCGCCAGACCCCACTCATCAGTCATGCTGCTCCATCCCAGACGACTCAGCCTCACTACGTACCTCAGCCGGACCCGGTTCAAGCCAAGCAGAGCCTCGACTATGGTCCCCGAACACACCCGTGCCACCTTCACCGACAGAGCGGTGCCGGCCGAGGACTACGCCAACCAGCCCCGGATCAGGAAGTGAGCGATGGAGCTGGCCATCGGCAGAGTCACCCGGCGGCCGTCGCCCGCGTCGACCAGCCGGTCGACCAGCACGGCGGCAATCTCTGCACGGGTGAACCAGCGCGCGGTGGCGATCCCGGCCGTCACGGCGAAGGGTTCGTCGCCGTCATCGGGGCGGTGAGAACGCCCTGGACGGCGTCGTCGGGAACGCCGTGGAAGGAGACTGCGCCGAGCGCCCCCGCAACTGTGGTGAGGTTCCCGGTGAGGTCAGGGCCGCGAGAAGGGAGACCTCCCGTGGATCGCCGTAGGCGCTACTGGACTCCGCTCCGACACCCGCCGTGAAGCCACCCGACGGTGCCTCCGACAGCATCGCCAAATAGTGGGGGCGACCTTTCACACCTTCCGGAAAGACGACCGAAGCCCAGCCGCCCGACAACGCCGACAGGACTCCGGCCTCCTCCGGCGAAATCTTGCCATTACCGTTCCGGAGATTTACCAGGTGGTTATAGGTGGCTTCGTGTCCGACCGCCAGGGCCGCTTTCCGACTATTGGGTAGCGCGCCGCCGACGAGGGTGTGGTATTCGACGATACGATCCGCCCACTCCCGGGCACCACGGTGATGATGGCTCTGCTGGGGCCGAGGCACCTCTGGTAAGCCTGCCAACGCCCGCAGATACTGAGGGCGACCTTCTGCGCCTTCCGGAAAGACGTCGGAAGCCCAGTCGCCGGACAACGTCGAGAGGACTCCGGCCTCCTCGGGCGAAATCTTGGTGTGACCGTTCCGGAGATTTGCCAGGCGATTATAGGTGGCTTCGTGTCCGACCGTCTGGGCCGCTCTCTGGCTGTTGGGTAGCGCGCCGCCGACGAGGGTGTGGTAATCGACGATACGATCCGCCCACTCCTGGGCACCACGGTGATGCCTCTGCCGGGGCCGAGGCACCTCTGGTCGGCCTTTCAGCGCCTGCAGGTAGTGAGGGCGACCTTTTGCGCCTTCCGGAAAGACGACGGAAACCCAGTCGCCGGACAACGTCGAGAGGACTCGGGCCTCCTCCGGCGAGATCTTGGTGTGACCGTTCCGGAGATGTGCCAGGCGGTCATAGGTGGCTTCGTGTCCGACCGCCCGGGCCGCTCCTTTACTGGAGGGCGGCGCACCATTGACGAGGGTGTGGTATTCGACGATACGATCCGCCCACTCCTGGGCGGCAGGGTAGCGACGACCTTCGTACTGCCGGGGCCGGGGCACCTGCGACGGACCCGACAGTGCCACCTCGTCGTGGCGGCCCGCCGAGCCTTCGGACACGGCCGCTTCCTGCGGGCCAAATATTCCTTCGAGCCACTCCTCATCGAACGCGGCGTCTCCCAACCCTACAGCTGGGAAATCCTGGTCGCTGAACTGCCAGAAAGGATCATCTGGCCCCGGCAAATCCGCCAGACCCCACTCATCAGTCATGCTGCTCCATCCCAGACGACTCAGCCTCACTACGTACGTCAACCGGACCCGGTTCAACCGAGCAGAGCCTCGACTATGGTCCCCGAACATACTCATGCCGCGTTCACCGACAGAGCGGTGCCGGCCGAGGACTACGCCAACCAGCCCCGGATCAGGAAGTGAGCGATGGAGCTGGCCATCGGCAGAGTCACCCGGCGGCCGTCGCCCGCGTCGACCAGCCGGTCGACCAGCACGGCGGCAATCTCTGCACGGGTGAACCAGCGCGCGGTGGTGATCTCGGTGGGGTCGACGCGTACCGGCTGGGTGGCGTCGGCGCGGGCCAGGAAGCCGAGCATCAGCGAGCCGGGGAACGGCCAGGACTGGCTGCCGGCGTACCTGATGTCGTCGACGGTGACGCCGACCTCCTCGCGGACCTCGCGGAGCACGGCCGCCTCGGCCGACTCGCCCGCCTCGACGAAGCCGGCCAGGCAGGAGAAGCGCAACCGGCCGTCCTGCCGGGGCCAGGCGGCGTTGTTGCCGAGCAGGCAGCGTCCCGCCGGGCCGGGCACCCCGTCGTGGACCAGCACGATCATCGCCGGATCGGTGCGGGGCCAGGCCCGGCGGCCGGTCGGGTCGACCCGGGACCAGCCGGCCTCGTCCGGCTCGGTGGGCCGACCGGTGGTCGAGGAGTACCCGTGTCGCAGGTGCCAGTTGGTGAGCGCGACGGCGGTGGTGAGGATCCCCGCGTCCCGGTCGGCGAGCAGGTGACCCACGTCGCGCAGGTTGACCGGGCGGGTGCCGGCCAGGTCCGGCAGCGGCGCGTCCACCGCGAATACCGCCACCCCGTCCGGCTCGACCCCCAGGAAGAGCGGACTGACCTGCCCGTTCGCTGTGGGAGGCAGGTCGTCGGGGGTGAGCAGCACCAACTGCGGCGGGTCGCCGCTGACCAGGGCCCGACCGTCGGCGGCGGAGTCGAGCACCAGCACCCGCGAGCGCGGCCAGGCCTCGGCGAGCCACTGCTTGTCGGTACGCCGGTGCGCGGCCCGGTCCAGCGTGGTCCGGGCCAACGGCGGCGGCTCCCACGACAACGCACCCGCGCCGGCCGGGCCGGCGGCGTCGCCGGCCGCGCCGACCGGACCGGAGTCACCCGCGCCGGTGGTGGTCATGGTGTGGCGGTCTGGACCGGGGTGAGCACGTCGAGTTGGCTGCGGATCCGGGCGGCGTCACCGAGCACCACCACGACGCCCCGGGCGGGGGCCAGGTAGCGGGCGCCGGCCTCGGCCACGTCGTCGACGGTGGCCTTGGCGAGTCGGGCCGCGTGCTCGGCCAGGAAGTCCAGCCGCAGCCCGTTGCCGGCGTACGCGCTGGTCAGCGAGGCCAGCCCGGCCTGGGTGGACATGCCGAGCTGGAGGGTGCCCAGGGCGTACTGGCGGGCCTGCTCCAGCTCGTCGGGCTTGGGCGGCACCGAGGCCAGCCGGCCCAGCTCGTAGGTGGTCTCCAGCAGCGCCGGGCCGGTCACCTCGGTGGCCACGTCGGCGGCGGCGACCAGCACCGAACCGGCCACCGAGTGC
Above is a window of Micromonospora yangpuensis DNA encoding:
- a CDS encoding helix-turn-helix domain-containing protein, whose product is MPPASVSPIMRRRRLGQQLRRLRELAGLTGEQVVERVKWASASKLSRLENGRSRPDPDDVEALLALYQAPEEIRRDLSTIARAAGDMREWLRRTYPVMTEQQRGWAQLEAGCVEICEYNPVLVPGLLQTPGYARLRITSARSVGEGRADHLELEVQARQARQALLERSLDAPRYTAVLEEAALGHRAGPPEVLREQLDKLRELATLPNVTLRLLLRDTRIDNWYVPPTAFSLYRFADELDPETLAIEGGYTDVVSTDTNIIKPYKVAFEWLCSAALSVSETRSWLAEAHQRLAGTAIRPTVVPGPTPAPVQRRGEHGRLTDR
- the nudC gene encoding NAD(+) diphosphatase, producing MTTTGAGDSGPVGAAGDAAGPAGAGALSWEPPPLARTTLDRAAHRRTDKQWLAEAWPRSRVLVLDSAADGRALVSGDPPQLVLLTPDDLPPTANGQVSPLFLGVEPDGVAVFAVDAPLPDLAGTRPVNLRDVGHLLADRDAGILTTAVALTNWHLRHGYSSTTGRPTEPDEAGWSRVDPTGRRAWPRTDPAMIVLVHDGVPGPAGRCLLGNNAAWPRQDGRLRFSCLAGFVEAGESAEAAVLREVREEVGVTVDDIRYAGSQSWPFPGSLMLGFLARADATQPVRVDPTEITTARWFTRAEIAAVLVDRLVDAGDGRRVTLPMASSIAHFLIRGWLA
- a CDS encoding MFS transporter encodes the protein MRTVLRHPDFRLLFVALAAGRAAESTLLLALAIWVKDLTGSDGLAGATLFVIIAPKVLAPLVGWVIDRYRRRPFLAGANLVAALVLVPLLAVRDAGDVWLVYLVAGLYSFSQVIVNATVNGLIRTIVPAGQLADANAALQTVRQGLRLVGPLAGAALYAAAGGWLLTSLSMVGFGVAAVLTGLLRVPEPVPSTRGLGWSAQLGSGLRHLADQPALRRALLGLGLASLVMGFTESLIFAYVDQGLRRDAAFVSVLVTVQGVGGIVGGLLSARVVRRIGEVGTIAVGVGLFGAATSALAYPDPRLGFAALLVTGAALPLSLVGLNTLVQAATPAGLLGRVTAATDSAVGAPQAVSIGVGALLVGVLDYRLLFLLVSVVTVAAGGFLWRGRRLSPPVPPVGRTTAPTPTGAALTTGLVGSVPATRIPAPRRAQPLVRVAGAHQPANPPRER
- a CDS encoding DUF397 domain-containing protein; translation: MNDIRTSAVLASAPWRTSSRSQTSNCVEVAALDHGPAAVALRDSKDRGGPVLLFDRTGWQGFLTGTKGGQFDLG